A section of the Deltaproteobacteria bacterium genome encodes:
- a CDS encoding acyl-CoA dehydrogenase, protein MDYFLTEEQLMIRDLAAQIAREKVIPVRAKLDEKEEFPWEIVNVLADSDLFGLYIPEEYGGMGGGILENCIAIEQLSRACIAVSVSFAASGLGCYPILLYGNEEQKEAYLPRIASGKSLAAFGLTEPNAGSDAGGIQTTAVKDGDSYILNGTKQWITNGGEADIYTVIAMTDRSRGARGASAFILEKGMEGFKFGKKEKKMGIRASATRELIFEDCRVPAKNLLSREGMGFIVAMKTLDKSRPGIAAQGVGLAQGAIDEAVVYAKTRVQFGKPIVAQQAIQHMLADMTTQTEAARSLLYSTCKFMDSNPKNFSKEAAMVKLFATDTAMRVTTDAVQVMGGYGYMREYPVEKMMRDAKILQIYEGTNQIQRNVIGLELVKEYTGKKEAVPVG, encoded by the coding sequence ATGGACTATTTTTTGACGGAAGAACAGTTGATGATCCGGGACCTGGCCGCGCAGATCGCCCGAGAGAAGGTGATCCCCGTCCGGGCGAAACTTGATGAAAAAGAGGAATTCCCCTGGGAAATCGTAAATGTCCTGGCTGATTCCGATCTGTTCGGCCTCTACATCCCTGAAGAATACGGCGGTATGGGAGGCGGGATACTGGAAAACTGTATTGCCATCGAACAGCTCTCCCGGGCCTGTATTGCCGTTTCGGTCTCTTTTGCAGCGAGCGGTCTCGGCTGCTATCCGATCCTCCTCTATGGAAACGAAGAACAGAAAGAAGCCTATCTCCCCCGGATTGCGTCGGGTAAGAGCCTGGCGGCTTTCGGGCTGACCGAGCCGAACGCCGGGTCCGATGCCGGCGGGATTCAGACGACGGCCGTGAAAGACGGAGATTCTTATATCCTGAATGGCACCAAGCAGTGGATTACGAACGGCGGGGAGGCGGATATCTATACGGTGATTGCCATGACCGACCGGTCCCGCGGGGCCCGGGGTGCCTCGGCCTTCATCCTTGAAAAGGGGATGGAGGGGTTCAAGTTCGGAAAGAAAGAAAAAAAGATGGGGATTCGGGCCTCCGCTACTCGGGAGCTGATCTTTGAGGATTGCCGGGTCCCGGCGAAGAATCTTCTTTCCCGGGAGGGGATGGGGTTCATTGTCGCCATGAAGACCCTCGACAAGTCCCGTCCCGGCATTGCCGCCCAGGGAGTGGGACTGGCTCAGGGGGCGATCGACGAGGCGGTCGTTTATGCCAAGACCCGGGTCCAGTTCGGCAAGCCGATTGTGGCCCAGCAGGCGATCCAGCATATGCTGGCCGATATGACGACCCAGACCGAAGCGGCCCGGTCGCTTCTTTATTCTACCTGTAAGTTCATGGACAGCAATCCGAAAAACTTTTCCAAGGAAGCGGCGATGGTGAAGCTCTTTGCTACCGATACGGCCATGCGCGTGACCACGGATGCCGTTCAGGTCATGGGGGGGTACGGCTACATGCGGGAGTATCCGGTGGAAAAGATGATGCGGGATGCCAAGATCCTTCAGATCTACGAAGGGACCAACCAGATTCAGCGTAACGTGATCGGCCTGGAACTGGTGAAGGAATATACGGGGAAGAAAGAAGCGGTCCCCGTCGGGTGA
- a CDS encoding ketoacyl-ACP synthase III: protein MLRSRIIGTGRYLPDRVLTNADLEKRVDTTDEWIRTRTGIRERRIAATEETTSDMAAHAARSVVEKTGIAPSSIDLIILATATPDMSFPSSACIVQHRLGISGVAAFDISAACSGFIYGLGIADQFIRAGSVKRALVIGAEKFSKILDWRDRTTCVLFGDGAGAVLLQGEEGESGILSTHLHADGTYADMLMVAKKGSRNPITEELIQTEAEYLMMRGSELFKVAVKTLEEAVLEAVEANGLTCGDVDLLVPHQANIRIISATAKRLGLPMEKVVVNLDRYGNTSAASIPIALDEAVAAGRMHEGDHILFEAFGGGLTWASAMVRW from the coding sequence ATGCTGAGAAGCCGTATCATCGGAACCGGGCGTTATCTCCCCGATCGTGTTCTGACAAATGCCGACCTGGAAAAACGGGTGGATACGACTGATGAATGGATCCGAACCCGGACGGGGATCCGGGAGCGACGGATTGCCGCCACAGAGGAGACGACCTCGGATATGGCCGCTCATGCCGCCCGGTCCGTGGTGGAAAAGACCGGGATTGCGCCTTCGTCGATCGACCTGATCATTCTGGCAACGGCCACACCCGATATGTCCTTTCCCTCCTCCGCCTGTATTGTTCAGCACCGTTTAGGGATCAGCGGAGTCGCGGCCTTCGATATCTCCGCCGCCTGTTCCGGTTTTATCTACGGTCTCGGTATTGCCGACCAGTTTATCCGGGCCGGTTCGGTGAAACGGGCACTTGTCATCGGTGCCGAGAAGTTCTCCAAGATTCTTGACTGGCGGGACCGGACAACCTGTGTTCTCTTCGGAGACGGCGCCGGGGCGGTTCTTCTGCAAGGGGAAGAGGGGGAATCAGGGATCCTCTCGACCCATCTCCATGCCGACGGGACTTATGCCGACATGCTCATGGTGGCGAAGAAGGGATCCAGAAACCCGATTACCGAGGAGCTGATCCAGACCGAGGCCGAGTACCTGATGATGCGGGGGAGCGAGCTTTTCAAGGTGGCCGTAAAAACCCTTGAAGAGGCGGTACTGGAGGCAGTGGAGGCGAACGGGCTTACCTGTGGGGATGTCGATCTTCTTGTCCCCCATCAGGCTAATATCAGGATCATCTCCGCCACGGCCAAACGATTAGGGCTCCCGATGGAGAAGGTCGTGGTAAACCTCGACCGTTATGGGAATACGTCCGCGGCATCTATCCCAATCGCTCTTGATGAAGCCGTCGCAGCGGGCCGGATGCATGAGGGGGACCATATTCTCTTCGAGGCCTTCGGCGGGGGGCTGACCTGGGCTTCCGCCATGGTTCGATGGTAG
- the plsX gene encoding phosphate acyltransferase PlsX yields MKIAVDAMGGDYAPQRVVEGAVLAAGKFGHEIILVGDEAKIGEELEQYRISGLGITIHHAEQVVRMDESPVEALRKKKNSSIRLAVNLVKEGAADALLSAGNTGAVMATSQFVLRTVPGVDRPAIATVLPNVKGVSLILDVGANVDSRPYHLIQFAIMGELYARHILGKENPSVGLLNIGSEEMKGTELTREVLKTLKSLPIHFIGNVEGRDVYNGNVDVIVCDGFVGNIALKISEGVASAMGIVLRDEIEASGWRKIGYSLLAPAFARFRKRFDYSEYGGAPLLGINGNVIISHGGSSVKALMNGIRGAGECVRHGIPEKIAGGMQQFDGVIREMRSSGAVIFQ; encoded by the coding sequence TTGAAAATTGCCGTCGATGCCATGGGCGGAGATTATGCTCCGCAACGGGTGGTAGAGGGCGCTGTTCTTGCCGCCGGGAAGTTCGGACACGAGATCATCCTGGTGGGTGATGAGGCCAAGATCGGAGAGGAGTTGGAACAGTACCGCATCTCCGGTCTGGGCATCACCATCCATCATGCGGAACAAGTTGTCCGGATGGACGAGTCTCCCGTTGAAGCCCTCCGTAAAAAAAAGAATTCATCGATCCGTCTTGCCGTGAATTTGGTCAAGGAAGGTGCCGCCGATGCTCTTTTGAGTGCAGGCAACACCGGCGCCGTTATGGCAACCTCACAGTTCGTCCTGCGCACGGTCCCCGGTGTGGACCGGCCGGCGATCGCTACCGTGCTGCCGAACGTGAAGGGGGTCTCTCTGATTCTTGATGTCGGCGCCAATGTCGATTCCCGGCCTTACCATCTGATTCAGTTTGCGATTATGGGCGAACTCTACGCCCGGCATATCCTCGGCAAGGAGAACCCGTCGGTAGGTCTTTTGAACATAGGTTCCGAGGAAATGAAGGGGACGGAACTGACCCGGGAGGTGCTGAAGACGTTAAAATCGTTACCGATCCACTTCATCGGGAATGTGGAAGGACGGGATGTCTATAACGGGAACGTGGACGTGATTGTCTGTGACGGCTTTGTCGGGAATATCGCTCTGAAGATCAGCGAGGGGGTTGCATCCGCCATGGGGATCGTTCTGCGGGACGAAATTGAAGCGAGCGGTTGGCGGAAGATCGGCTATTCGTTGCTTGCTCCGGCCTTTGCCCGTTTCAGGAAACGTTTCGACTATTCGGAGTACGGGGGGGCGCCTTTGCTCGGGATCAACGGAAATGTCATAATCAGCCACGGCGGATCGTCTGTCAAGGCCCTCATGAATGGCATTCGGGGTGCCGGCGAGTGTGTGAGGCACGGGATCCCGGAGAAGATCGCCGGCGGCATGCAGCAGTTTGACGGCGTCATTCGGGAGATGCGATCCTCCGGCGCTGTGATCTTTCAATAA
- the rpmF gene encoding 50S ribosomal protein L32 — translation MAVPTRRKSKMRRDQRRTHIKAKTASLSLCPKCREPKLPHYVCPNCGHYKGREVIAVEEV, via the coding sequence ATGGCCGTACCGACACGAAGAAAATCGAAGATGCGTCGTGACCAGCGAAGGACTCATATCAAGGCAAAAACGGCATCCCTGTCGCTCTGCCCGAAATGCCGGGAGCCGAAACTGCCCCATTATGTCTGCCCGAATTGCGGACACTACAAGGGACGAGAGGTCATCGCTGTCGAAGAGGTATAA
- a CDS encoding DUF177 domain-containing protein: MKVCIGEISSEGLRVEVEEDGNRLFANDPDLHFEEKIRAHLVFSRVEESVNVSGKIRTKLTLQCGRCLAPFGFTEDAAFDVEYRPASEVRQRGEVELVADEMDVLYYSGGEIDIDELLMGQVAEILPAQPLCREACRGICPQCGENRNRRECGCAPAVTDPRLAILKELLNKDQER, from the coding sequence ATGAAGGTTTGCATTGGAGAGATCTCTTCGGAGGGATTACGGGTTGAGGTGGAAGAGGACGGGAACCGGCTCTTTGCCAATGATCCGGATCTGCATTTTGAAGAGAAGATTCGCGCCCATCTCGTTTTCAGCCGGGTGGAAGAATCGGTGAACGTTTCGGGGAAGATCCGGACGAAGCTGACCCTGCAATGCGGCCGCTGTCTTGCCCCCTTCGGTTTTACGGAAGATGCGGCCTTTGATGTGGAATATCGTCCGGCCTCCGAAGTGCGGCAGCGGGGCGAGGTGGAGCTTGTTGCCGACGAGATGGATGTCCTGTACTACAGCGGCGGAGAGATCGATATCGATGAGTTGCTCATGGGGCAGGTGGCGGAGATTCTTCCTGCTCAGCCCCTGTGCCGGGAGGCTTGTCGCGGGATCTGCCCGCAATGCGGTGAAAACCGGAATCGCCGCGAGTGCGGTTGTGCGCCGGCGGTTACGGACCCCCGTCTGGCAATATTAAAAGAACTGCTCAACAAGGATCAGGAGAGGTAA
- the phoU gene encoding phosphate signaling complex protein PhoU: protein MDIQHTSQQFNQDLSQLKEKLLYMGGLAEEMIRDSIRALRKRDSGLAGEVIDRDPDCDRLEVEIDELAIRILALRQPAARDLRFLTTALKISTDIERIADEAVNIAERTLELNRESRLKPYIDIPRMAEMAQRMLKDALDAFVHHDTRLAYAVCGGDDAIDELNKQILRELLTYMIEDPASITRATNTIFVAKYLERIADHATNIAEMVVYMVEGKIIRHTDAT from the coding sequence ATGGATATCCAGCACACCTCCCAGCAGTTCAACCAGGATCTGTCGCAGCTCAAGGAAAAGCTGCTCTACATGGGAGGGCTTGCTGAGGAAATGATCCGGGATTCGATCCGGGCGTTGCGGAAAAGGGACTCGGGCCTTGCGGGGGAGGTGATCGACCGGGACCCGGACTGTGATCGTCTGGAGGTGGAGATCGACGAGCTGGCGATCCGGATCCTGGCACTCCGGCAGCCGGCGGCACGGGATCTCCGGTTCCTGACCACGGCTCTGAAGATCAGCACCGATATCGAGCGGATTGCCGATGAGGCGGTTAATATCGCCGAACGGACTCTGGAGCTGAACCGGGAGTCCCGGTTGAAGCCCTATATCGATATTCCCCGGATGGCCGAGATGGCGCAGCGTATGTTGAAAGATGCCCTTGATGCGTTCGTGCATCACGATACCCGCCTCGCTTATGCCGTCTGCGGCGGGGATGACGCAATTGATGAGTTGAACAAGCAGATTCTTCGCGAGCTGCTGACTTATATGATTGAAGATCCGGCGAGTATTACAAGGGCGACGAATACCATATTCGTTGCCAAGTACCTTGAGCGGATCGCCGATCATGCCACCAATATAGCGGAGATGGTCGTCTACATGGTGGAAGGGAAGATCATTCGTCATACCGACGCCACATAG
- the pstB gene encoding phosphate ABC transporter ATP-binding protein PstB — MAGGSNLSAKNDRIKISVRDLHFYYGDHHVLRGNTLDIAENRVTAFIGPSGCGKSTHIRTYNRMFELYRGHRATGEVLIDGVNVLDPSVDPIELRMKVGMVFQRPTPFPMKIYDNVAYGLKLKGIGNRGELDGRVERALKQSALWEEVKDQLGKSATALSGGQQQRLCIARAVATEPEVILMDEPCSALDPVATIRIEELIDELKVNYTIVIVTHNMQQAARVSDYTGFFYMGELVEFGETDVIFTRPGEKRTEDYITGRFG, encoded by the coding sequence TTGGCAGGAGGAAGTAATTTGTCCGCGAAGAATGACAGGATCAAGATCTCCGTGAGGGATCTTCATTTCTACTACGGGGATCACCACGTACTCAGGGGGAACACCCTCGACATCGCCGAAAACCGGGTGACCGCCTTCATCGGTCCCTCCGGGTGCGGGAAGTCGACCCACATCCGGACCTACAACCGGATGTTCGAACTCTACCGGGGACACCGGGCCACGGGGGAGGTCCTCATCGACGGGGTCAATGTCCTCGACCCGTCCGTAGATCCCATCGAACTTCGGATGAAGGTGGGGATGGTCTTTCAGCGGCCCACCCCCTTTCCGATGAAGATCTATGACAACGTCGCCTACGGCCTGAAGCTGAAGGGGATCGGAAACCGGGGAGAACTCGATGGCCGGGTGGAACGGGCGCTGAAACAGTCGGCCCTCTGGGAGGAGGTCAAAGACCAGCTCGGGAAATCAGCGACGGCGCTCTCCGGGGGGCAGCAGCAGCGTCTTTGCATCGCCCGGGCGGTGGCCACGGAACCGGAGGTGATTCTGATGGATGAGCCCTGTTCCGCGCTCGATCCGGTGGCGACGATCCGGATCGAAGAGCTGATCGACGAGCTGAAGGTCAACTACACAATCGTGATTGTGACCCATAACATGCAGCAGGCGGCCCGCGTCTCTGATTATACCGGTTTCTTTTACATGGGAGAACTGGTAGAATTCGGTGAAACGGATGTGATCTTCACCCGGCCGGGGGAGAAGAGGACGGAGGACTATATCACGGGCCGTTTCGGGTAG
- the pstA gene encoding phosphate ABC transporter permease PstA produces MSLRHALRVRRWVNRAVFLFSAFAGLTGLVALVWILTVILLRGLPAINGSFFTELPSPPGIPGGGLANAIVGTLMITALATVIGVTVGIFAGIYLAEFGRTNLFGVSVRFCSDILMSAPSIVIGIFVYTLVVVRTGSFSGYSGALALAIIMLPVVTRTTEEMLKLVPDDLREAALALGAPYWKMTFDVVLRGAGSGIITGVMLAVARVSGETAPLLFTALNSPYWSHSLNEPMANLTVTIFNYAMSPYEDWQTMAWGGALLITFGVLLFTVSARFILGRRK; encoded by the coding sequence ATGAGTCTGCGACATGCCCTCCGTGTGCGCCGGTGGGTCAATCGAGCGGTATTTCTTTTTTCAGCCTTCGCGGGGCTGACGGGGCTCGTCGCCCTCGTGTGGATCCTGACGGTGATCCTGCTTCGCGGCCTTCCGGCCATCAACGGGTCCTTCTTCACCGAACTCCCCTCGCCGCCGGGGATCCCGGGCGGCGGACTGGCCAACGCCATTGTCGGGACGCTTATGATCACGGCCCTGGCCACGGTGATCGGTGTTACCGTCGGCATTTTCGCCGGGATCTACTTGGCGGAGTTCGGGCGGACGAACCTCTTCGGGGTCTCCGTTCGTTTCTGTTCCGATATCTTGATGAGTGCACCCTCCATTGTGATCGGTATCTTCGTCTACACCCTTGTGGTCGTCCGGACGGGGTCCTTTTCCGGTTATTCCGGGGCCCTTGCGCTCGCGATCATCATGCTTCCCGTGGTGACCCGGACGACCGAAGAGATGCTCAAGCTCGTCCCGGATGATCTGCGGGAGGCGGCCCTGGCCCTGGGCGCTCCCTACTGGAAGATGACCTTCGATGTAGTCCTGCGGGGCGCCGGGTCCGGGATCATCACCGGCGTGATGCTCGCCGTGGCGCGGGTCTCCGGCGAGACGGCGCCGCTGCTCTTCACGGCGCTGAACAGTCCGTACTGGAGCCATTCGTTAAATGAACCGATGGCGAACCTCACGGTGACGATTTTCAACTATGCCATGTCGCCGTACGAGGACTGGCAGACCATGGCATGGGGCGGTGCGCTTCTCATCACTTTCGGCGTGCTTCTTTTTACGGTAAGCGCACGGTTCATCCTTGGCAGGAGGAAGTAA
- the pstC gene encoding phosphate ABC transporter permease subunit PstC, whose protein sequence is MAGLDRRAEKEVEAWGDRLSRREVFSAEPSIASVDRGSIPAVRAGRLDPLFRFLTAFFAALILLLMAGILFELWQNSRLSLEKFGWHFLVSDAWNPVTQDFGALVPIFGTVVSTLLAMMIALPLSLGIALFLVEMAPPFLQKVIGTAVELLAAIPSIIYGMWGLFIFVPIMADHVEPWLGRHAGFLPFFKGPPMGIGMLTAAIILALMILPFLTSVARDIFLMVPDLLKESAYGMGSTTWEVTRDIVIPYGMRGLVGALFLGLGRALGETMAVTFVIGNSHTLSLSLFSAGNTIASTLANEFTEASGPVYLSSLVELGLILFLITFLVLAASQLWLKRITGKEGSR, encoded by the coding sequence ATGGCCGGTCTGGATCGGAGAGCAGAAAAAGAAGTAGAAGCCTGGGGTGATCGGCTCTCCCGGCGGGAGGTCTTCTCTGCGGAACCTTCTATCGCATCCGTCGATCGTGGATCCATCCCGGCCGTCCGGGCGGGGAGGCTCGATCCCCTCTTCCGTTTTCTCACGGCCTTCTTCGCCGCCCTGATTCTCCTTCTCATGGCCGGGATTCTCTTTGAACTCTGGCAAAACTCCCGTCTTTCCCTGGAGAAGTTCGGCTGGCACTTTCTGGTTTCCGATGCGTGGAATCCGGTGACCCAGGATTTCGGGGCGCTTGTGCCGATCTTCGGGACCGTGGTTTCCACTCTCCTTGCCATGATGATCGCTCTCCCCTTAAGTCTCGGCATCGCCCTCTTTCTCGTAGAGATGGCGCCCCCCTTTCTGCAGAAGGTCATAGGTACTGCCGTGGAACTCCTTGCTGCGATTCCGAGCATTATCTACGGGATGTGGGGGCTCTTCATCTTCGTCCCGATCATGGCCGATCATGTTGAGCCATGGTTGGGGAGACATGCGGGTTTCCTCCCCTTTTTCAAAGGTCCGCCGATGGGGATCGGGATGCTCACCGCCGCCATCATCCTGGCCTTGATGATCCTTCCCTTTCTGACCTCGGTTGCGCGTGACATATTTCTCATGGTCCCCGATCTTTTGAAGGAGTCGGCCTACGGCATGGGGAGTACCACCTGGGAGGTGACCCGGGATATCGTCATCCCCTACGGGATGCGGGGGCTTGTCGGGGCGCTCTTCTTGGGGTTAGGCCGGGCGCTGGGTGAGACCATGGCGGTGACCTTTGTGATCGGAAACAGCCATACCCTTTCGCTGTCACTCTTCTCCGCAGGGAATACCATTGCCTCCACGCTGGCCAACGAGTTCACCGAGGCATCGGGGCCGGTCTATCTCAGTTCCCTCGTGGAATTAGGGCTGATCCTCTTCCTCATAACTTTCCTGGTTCTGGCGGCATCCCAGCTTTGGCTGAAGCGGATCACCGGGAAGGAGGGGAGCCGATGA
- the pstS gene encoding phosphate ABC transporter substrate-binding protein PstS produces the protein MQKTLMRMLRVIVLVLMVVLLCQPTIVTAGTKTINGAGASFPYPIYAKWAYLYHKETGVRINYQSIGSGGGIRQIKANSVDFGASDAPLKSEELESSGLIQFPMVVGGVVPVVHLDGVVPGALKLTPGLLADIFLGKITQWNDAALKKINPGLDLPARGITVVHRSDGSGTTWIFSNYLDKTAPEWHARIGFGKALQWPAGIGGKGNEGVAAYVKRIPGAIGYVEYAYALQNRMTHVALENRAGRFVEPTGKSFRAAAANADWAGAKGYYLVLTDQPGMDSWPITGASFILLHREQRDKEKAVALLKFFDWCYRKGRNAALGLYYVPMPDNVVSLMEESWGERLRAGGESVWP, from the coding sequence ATGCAAAAGACTCTGATGAGAATGTTGCGGGTGATCGTCCTTGTGCTGATGGTTGTCTTGCTCTGTCAGCCGACAATCGTTACAGCAGGCACAAAGACCATAAACGGCGCCGGGGCGAGTTTTCCCTATCCCATCTATGCGAAATGGGCTTACCTCTATCATAAAGAGACCGGCGTCCGGATTAATTACCAGTCGATCGGTTCCGGCGGCGGGATCCGCCAGATCAAGGCGAATTCCGTAGATTTCGGCGCATCGGATGCCCCCCTGAAGTCGGAGGAACTCGAGTCATCCGGATTGATCCAGTTCCCGATGGTGGTCGGCGGGGTGGTCCCTGTCGTGCATCTCGACGGTGTCGTCCCGGGCGCCCTGAAACTGACCCCCGGACTTCTGGCCGATATCTTCCTCGGAAAGATCACGCAGTGGAACGATGCCGCCCTGAAGAAGATCAACCCGGGTCTTGATCTCCCGGCAAGGGGAATTACCGTGGTTCACCGTTCGGACGGATCGGGCACGACCTGGATCTTTTCCAACTACCTTGATAAGACGGCGCCGGAATGGCATGCGCGGATCGGCTTCGGCAAGGCGCTCCAGTGGCCCGCCGGGATCGGCGGTAAAGGCAATGAAGGGGTGGCCGCGTACGTAAAAAGAATCCCGGGCGCCATCGGTTACGTGGAATATGCTTATGCCCTGCAGAACCGGATGACTCACGTTGCGCTTGAAAACAGGGCCGGTCGTTTCGTGGAGCCGACCGGGAAGAGCTTCCGGGCCGCGGCCGCGAACGCCGACTGGGCGGGTGCGAAAGGGTACTATCTCGTCCTGACCGACCAGCCGGGGATGGATAGCTGGCCGATTACCGGCGCCTCCTTCATCCTGCTTCACAGGGAACAGCGGGACAAAGAGAAAGCGGTTGCGCTCCTGAAATTCTTCGACTGGTGTTACCGGAAGGGGAGGAATGCAGCGCTTGGACTCTACTATGTCCCGATGCCGGACAATGTCGTATCCCTCATGGAGGAGAGCTGGGGCGAACGCCTGCGCGCAGGGGGGGAGAGTGTCTGGCCGTAG
- a CDS encoding cell wall metabolism sensor histidine kinase WalK, with protein MEKRLIRHLYPAYLLILVLALGAFGWYAMFTLKDFLFDRTAGELAARAGFTEVLMQGRWGEDPVAVDRTCKELGRKTDTRITIILPDGTVAGDSDENPAKMENHAGRPEVVAAFDRGSGESVRFSRTLRKRMMYRAEAVRKGGRIVGIVRTSVPVTTLEDLAASMKYRIFVGIVLIALFSAGVGLVIHRRLSRPLMTMREGAEQFARGKLDYRLPVPDSGHIGSLAVAMNSMAAQLSERIDTIVRQRNEQEALLSAMVEGVIAIDMERRVLSMNRAAASLFGVHAEIARGKALAEVSRDLDLQEFVGKVIACGGPVEEELVIFAGGEQFLQAHGTILRDSSGAKNGVLRPERYHPD; from the coding sequence ATGGAAAAGCGGCTGATCCGACATCTTTATCCGGCCTATCTGCTGATCCTGGTCCTTGCACTGGGGGCCTTCGGGTGGTATGCCATGTTCACCCTGAAGGATTTTCTGTTCGACCGCACGGCCGGGGAACTCGCCGCCCGGGCCGGTTTCACCGAGGTGCTCATGCAGGGGAGGTGGGGGGAGGATCCCGTTGCCGTGGACCGGACCTGTAAAGAACTCGGCAGGAAGACCGATACGCGGATCACGATTATACTTCCGGATGGAACCGTTGCGGGGGATTCCGATGAAAATCCTGCGAAGATGGAAAACCATGCCGGGCGTCCCGAGGTCGTGGCAGCGTTCGACCGCGGTTCGGGGGAATCGGTCCGGTTCAGCCGGACCCTTCGGAAGCGGATGATGTACCGGGCTGAAGCGGTGCGTAAAGGGGGACGGATTGTCGGGATTGTCCGGACGTCCGTTCCCGTCACGACCCTTGAGGATCTCGCCGCCTCCATGAAGTACCGGATATTCGTCGGGATTGTCCTGATCGCCCTCTTTTCCGCGGGGGTGGGCCTCGTGATCCATCGCCGTCTCAGCCGTCCCCTGATGACGATGCGTGAAGGGGCCGAGCAGTTTGCCAGAGGAAAACTCGACTACCGTCTTCCGGTCCCGGATTCCGGGCACATAGGGAGTCTCGCCGTGGCCATGAACAGTATGGCTGCACAGCTTTCGGAACGGATCGATACAATCGTCCGTCAGCGGAACGAACAGGAGGCCCTCCTTTCGGCGATGGTGGAAGGGGTGATTGCCATCGACATGGAACGGCGGGTCCTTTCCATGAACCGTGCCGCGGCCTCTCTCTTCGGCGTACATGCCGAAATCGCGAGGGGGAAGGCGCTGGCCGAGGTCAGCCGGGACCTCGATCTGCAGGAATTCGTCGGCAAGGTCATTGCTTGCGGAGGACCGGTGGAGGAGGAACTGGTGATCTTTGCAGGAGGGGAACAGTTTCTCCAGGCGCACGGCACGATTCTGCGGGACTCCTCCGGTGCAAAGAATGGTGTGCTTCGTCCTGAACGATATCACCCGGATTAA
- a CDS encoding response regulator transcription factor: protein MEPRRILVVDDEKDIRDLVRYHLERAGFRVDSLDRGDEVIVRAGEVRPDLVVLDLMLPGLDGREVCRLLRADPETASIPIVMLTAKGNEEEIIHGLDLGADDYVTKPFSPKVLLSRIGAVLRRVPSESSPEGRILAIRALTIDPGRHEVRVNGGRVDLTLTEFRILYLLAKRPGWVYSRYQIVDAVRGEDYPVTDRSVDVQIVGLRKKLGPVGKEIETVRGVGYRLKAVE from the coding sequence ATGGAGCCGCGCAGGATTCTCGTTGTCGATGATGAAAAAGACATCCGTGATCTGGTCCGCTATCACCTGGAACGGGCGGGCTTCAGGGTCGACTCCCTTGACCGGGGGGATGAGGTGATCGTCAGGGCCGGGGAGGTCCGTCCGGACCTCGTTGTCCTCGACCTCATGCTTCCCGGCCTCGACGGCCGGGAGGTCTGCCGGCTCCTCCGGGCCGATCCTGAGACCGCCTCTATCCCGATCGTAATGTTGACGGCGAAGGGGAATGAAGAGGAGATCATACACGGTCTTGACCTTGGCGCTGATGATTATGTGACCAAGCCGTTCAGCCCGAAGGTGCTCCTGTCCCGAATCGGGGCGGTACTGCGCCGCGTCCCGTCTGAGTCTTCTCCGGAGGGCCGGATCCTTGCGATCCGGGCGTTGACCATTGATCCGGGACGGCACGAGGTTCGTGTCAACGGAGGCAGGGTTGACCTGACCCTGACGGAGTTCCGGATTCTTTATCTCTTGGCGAAGCGGCCCGGCTGGGTTTACAGCCGCTACCAGATTGTTGATGCCGTGCGGGGAGAAGACTATCCGGTCACCGACCGATCCGTTGATGTCCAGATTGTCGGTTTGCGGAAGAAGCTCGGCCCGGTCGGGAAGGAGATCGAAACCGTCCGGGGAGTAGGGTATCGTCTGAAGGCGGTGGAATAA